A stretch of Cytophagales bacterium DNA encodes these proteins:
- a CDS encoding AraC family transcriptional regulator ligand-binding domain-containing protein, which yields MNYISVNLYKKIIDHGINEGLAEADFKWLATPIDILSKIQAVPADQFFELHEWLDDRLGPGFSIRVGQAMKMDDYGVLGLSWRTCSKAGEIFERCERYFKLLSNTYVFQVQKEGELSHVHLNREAYRAGVARSNESTFSATVVVIRAITETNISPVSVSFKHRSPSNLKDYTAAFQCPVNFDQSVNTITYKTADLETRTAKADFSINQFLVARVEEETNGIEISPNQIATEVESLIQNALPSGIPSIKELGAHMGMSNRTLTRRLSEHGVTFRDLIQKTQERLSKELLKGADRTVAEIAFQTGFSEQSAFNRAFKRWTGVSPIEFRKKLA from the coding sequence ATGAACTACATCTCCGTCAACTTATACAAAAAAATCATTGATCATGGTATCAATGAAGGTTTGGCGGAAGCAGACTTCAAATGGCTGGCAACACCTATAGACATTCTAAGTAAAATCCAGGCGGTGCCTGCCGATCAGTTTTTCGAATTGCACGAATGGTTGGACGACCGCTTAGGTCCGGGTTTTTCTATCCGGGTAGGGCAAGCCATGAAAATGGACGATTATGGTGTGTTGGGGTTGTCATGGAGGACATGCTCCAAAGCCGGAGAGATCTTCGAACGATGCGAACGCTATTTCAAACTCCTTTCCAATACCTATGTCTTTCAGGTACAAAAAGAAGGTGAGTTATCGCATGTTCACCTGAATAGAGAGGCGTATCGTGCTGGTGTGGCCCGATCCAATGAATCCACGTTTTCTGCCACAGTCGTAGTAATTCGTGCCATTACAGAAACAAATATCTCACCTGTCTCAGTATCCTTCAAACATCGTTCTCCCTCCAATCTGAAAGATTACACGGCAGCATTCCAATGCCCGGTAAATTTTGATCAATCAGTAAATACAATTACCTACAAAACAGCCGACCTGGAAACAAGGACTGCCAAAGCCGATTTCAGCATCAATCAATTTCTGGTTGCACGGGTGGAAGAAGAAACCAATGGTATTGAAATAAGCCCTAACCAAATTGCCACGGAGGTGGAATCATTGATCCAAAATGCCCTACCGAGTGGTATTCCCAGCATCAAAGAATTAGGTGCTCACATGGGCATGAGTAACCGTACACTGACCCGAAGGTTGTCAGAACACGGGGTGACTTTTCGGGACCTCATCCAGAAGACACAAGAACGACTCTCCAAGGAATTGCTCAAAGGCGCTGATCGAACCGTCGCTGAAATTGCCTTTCAAACGGGCTTTTCGGAGCAAAGTGCTTTTAACAGGGCCTTTAAACGGTGGACAGGAGTCTCACCGATAGAATTTCGTAAAAAATTGGCCTAA
- a CDS encoding anthrone oxygenase family protein, producing MDLSIKSIILLGAVLLTGLSAGLFYAWSVSVIPGTQKVSDEVYLQTMQSINRAILNPAFFVIFLGSAVLLSIASIYEFHASKLAFSLLLASFISYLIGTIGVTGMSNVPLNDQLGELELLGMDQSALATFRTFYETKWNKLHTIRSVFAVLSFLLALIGLFISSKQS from the coding sequence ATGGACTTATCAATTAAATCAATCATCCTGTTAGGGGCAGTTCTCCTGACCGGACTTTCAGCAGGCTTATTTTACGCATGGTCAGTTTCTGTAATCCCTGGCACACAAAAAGTGTCTGATGAAGTTTACCTGCAAACGATGCAATCCATCAATCGAGCGATCCTGAATCCGGCTTTCTTTGTGATTTTCCTTGGAAGTGCAGTGCTGTTGAGCATAGCTAGCATTTACGAATTTCATGCTAGCAAATTGGCCTTTTCATTGCTACTAGCGTCTTTCATTAGCTATTTGATTGGAACCATTGGCGTCACTGGCATGAGTAATGTCCCTTTGAATGATCAATTGGGTGAATTGGAATTGTTAGGAATGGATCAAAGTGCACTTGCTACTTTTCGAACTTTCTACGAAACGAAATGGAATAAACTTCACACGATCCGGTCCGTGTTTGCGGTACTTTCATTCTTGCTGGCATTGATAGGTCTATTTATTTCCTCGAAGCAATCGTAA
- a CDS encoding metallophosphoesterase: MNRFNLTSILLILFLVLSEHAASAQIDPPDNIQRPANYAPIKQHRFTGDWYMVVGSDPQFPFPPKNLKNATDDRKRLHSVASMKASIGTINWLQRATRGRVKGLILNGDLTNSGSEEQMKVYETLYKDLKVPLYPGLGNHDFNKNDKNAIRSIQYLSKKVIKHRIPPYSPDYHNLIKKVVTGKANTIEFNNPAYSFDALIKDNNPPGDKENPYPAIKRLDGSLAYSWEVGDIHFVQLNNHPLYIHKARNSYDWDANILPSLVWLYGDLQQARNRGKQIIVNFHQMGDDKCHFPLPLTGELQNGAKLSRDQRELMNKVFADIMNRFKVLAIFVGHQHESFGITGQNIQYKGENILDVPVFKCGAVFYHNLMTIEVFERERKIIIHPLRSRLKVSPTNITQPKLISEIDLNNPYQINYR, translated from the coding sequence ATGAATCGATTTAACCTGACCAGTATATTGTTAATTCTGTTTCTAGTACTAAGCGAACATGCCGCCTCCGCGCAGATTGATCCGCCTGATAATATCCAGCGCCCGGCAAATTATGCACCAATCAAGCAACACCGCTTCACGGGAGATTGGTACATGGTCGTAGGATCGGATCCTCAATTTCCATTTCCTCCAAAAAACCTAAAGAATGCAACGGATGACCGGAAGCGATTACATTCAGTGGCGAGTATGAAAGCCAGCATAGGAACCATCAATTGGCTTCAACGAGCTACGAGAGGCAGGGTCAAAGGCCTTATCTTAAATGGAGACCTGACCAACTCCGGAAGTGAAGAACAAATGAAAGTCTATGAAACGCTCTACAAGGACCTAAAAGTCCCATTATATCCCGGGTTAGGCAATCACGATTTCAACAAGAATGATAAAAATGCCATTCGCAGCATACAATATTTAAGCAAAAAGGTCATCAAACATCGAATTCCTCCTTATTCTCCTGATTATCACAATTTGATCAAAAAAGTCGTCACAGGTAAAGCCAACACCATTGAATTCAATAATCCCGCTTACTCATTTGACGCACTCATCAAAGACAATAACCCTCCAGGAGACAAGGAAAATCCATATCCAGCAATTAAACGCCTAGACGGAAGTTTGGCATATTCCTGGGAAGTGGGAGATATTCATTTTGTGCAGCTCAATAATCACCCTTTGTACATTCATAAAGCCAGGAATTCGTACGACTGGGATGCCAATATCCTTCCTTCATTGGTATGGCTTTACGGAGATTTACAGCAAGCACGAAACAGAGGTAAACAAATCATTGTCAACTTTCATCAGATGGGCGACGATAAATGTCACTTCCCACTCCCTTTAACCGGAGAGCTTCAAAATGGGGCTAAATTGAGCAGAGACCAACGTGAACTCATGAACAAAGTGTTTGCTGATATCATGAATCGGTTTAAGGTGCTGGCTATTTTCGTTGGACACCAGCACGAATCCTTTGGTATTACAGGTCAAAACATTCAGTATAAGGGTGAGAACATATTAGATGTTCCTGTATTCAAATGCGGTGCGGTCTTTTATCACAACCTGATGACAATTGAAGTTTTTGAACGTGAGCGGAAGATCATCATTCATCCACTTCGAAGCAGGCTGAAAGTGAGTCCAACAAATATCACTCAACCGAAATTGATCTCGGAAATAGACCTCAACAATCCCTATCAAATTAATTATCGATAA
- a CDS encoding MBL fold metallo-hydrolase, with amino-acid sequence MKIEQIYTGCLAEAAYYIESEGEAAIIDPLREVSPYLDMASADGANIKFVFETHFHADFVSGHLDLAKKTGAAIVYGPTAKPDFEAYIAEDGEELKLGKVTLKVLHTPGHTMESSCFLLIDEYGVPHALFTGDTLFIGDVGRPDLAVKSDLSREDLAGLLFDSLRNKIMTLSDDIIIYPGHGAGSACGKNMSKETSDTLGRQRLFNYALAPRMSREDFIEKVTSGLVAPPQYFPKNASINKQGYESIDHILRRGTAALYPNQFDELQQRHQALILDTRPSQDYIESHIPGSLWIGIDDNFAPWVGALIEDLEREIVFISEQGKEEEVVTRLARVGYDHAIGYLDGGVEAWKRSGRKTTSIKSIGPHDFVGLFDTQLLHVLDVRKASEFDAQHVEGVVNFPLDFIFQNLSELNPDLKYYVHCQGGYRSMIACSILSNHGFHVVNIEGGLNEIKKSCVQVTAYKEPETML; translated from the coding sequence ATGAAAATCGAGCAAATATATACCGGATGCCTGGCTGAGGCTGCCTATTACATTGAATCGGAAGGAGAAGCCGCTATCATCGATCCCCTCAGAGAGGTTTCACCTTATTTGGATATGGCTTCTGCCGACGGAGCCAACATTAAATTTGTTTTCGAGACGCATTTCCATGCAGACTTTGTTTCTGGTCACCTGGATCTGGCCAAAAAGACTGGAGCGGCGATTGTCTACGGTCCTACGGCAAAACCCGACTTTGAAGCTTATATCGCTGAAGATGGTGAGGAGTTGAAATTGGGCAAGGTGACGCTCAAAGTCCTGCATACCCCGGGTCATACCATGGAATCTTCGTGCTTCCTATTGATTGATGAATATGGCGTTCCGCATGCATTGTTCACTGGAGATACCTTGTTTATCGGAGATGTAGGCCGACCCGATCTGGCGGTCAAGTCGGATCTTTCTCGCGAAGATCTAGCGGGTCTGCTATTTGATTCACTTCGCAATAAAATCATGACTTTGTCCGATGATATCATCATTTACCCTGGGCATGGTGCAGGATCGGCTTGCGGAAAGAATATGAGTAAAGAGACGAGTGATACCCTCGGCAGACAAAGGCTATTCAACTATGCATTGGCACCCAGGATGTCACGAGAAGATTTTATTGAAAAAGTTACTTCGGGATTAGTGGCACCACCGCAGTACTTTCCCAAGAATGCAAGCATCAACAAACAAGGATATGAAAGCATAGATCATATCCTTAGAAGAGGAACCGCCGCATTGTACCCAAATCAATTTGACGAATTACAGCAGCGGCATCAGGCACTCATTTTGGATACACGTCCATCCCAGGACTATATTGAGTCCCACATTCCTGGTTCTCTGTGGATAGGGATTGACGATAATTTTGCTCCATGGGTGGGTGCACTGATTGAAGATTTGGAACGTGAAATTGTTTTCATTTCCGAACAAGGCAAAGAAGAAGAAGTGGTGACAAGATTGGCCAGGGTTGGTTACGATCATGCCATCGGGTATCTTGATGGGGGTGTGGAAGCCTGGAAACGTTCTGGTAGAAAAACGACCAGTATCAAATCAATAGGGCCGCACGATTTTGTAGGGTTATTCGATACTCAACTCCTACATGTGCTTGATGTAAGAAAAGCATCCGAATTTGATGCTCAACATGTGGAAGGGGTCGTGAATTTTCCACTGGATTTTATTTTTCAAAACCTTTCAGAGCTGAACCCCGATTTGAAGTATTATGTGCATTGTCAGGGTGGATACCGTTCGATGATCGCATGCTCCATTTTAAGTAACCATGGATTTCATGTAGTCAACATCGAAGGAGGGTTGAATGAGATTAAAAAATCTTGTGTTCAGGTCACCGCTTACAAAGAACCTGAGACCATGCTTTAA
- a CDS encoding Stf0 family sulfotransferase → MPHKFRIFSFSYLKTSVLQRYRRFLINTLPGKSTHRQFILLSSPRSGSTLLHTYLNSNLNIYSLGELPWRELENGIDTDYFKPYPNVIQAIGFKVFYQFSEQAPYDDLYSKLTQDKDLKVIHLTRENMLEKYISEVLAWQKREWTTKKETSNEDKITLDLAAFEAHVHQQKAQQAQSLEDFKEHSMISLSYESLTQDPETVLNEVQSFLGVRIRKLFTVLEKQATYSLSDLLKNVDEVREKYPQYFSSNNQP, encoded by the coding sequence TTGCCCCATAAATTCCGCATTTTTAGTTTTTCCTACCTGAAAACATCAGTTTTACAACGCTACAGGAGGTTCCTCATCAATACCTTACCCGGGAAGTCTACTCATCGCCAATTTATTCTTCTCTCTTCCCCTCGTAGCGGTTCTACTCTATTACACACCTACCTAAATTCAAACCTGAACATTTATTCACTTGGCGAGCTGCCCTGGCGCGAATTAGAAAATGGAATTGATACGGACTATTTCAAGCCGTATCCCAACGTTATTCAAGCAATCGGATTTAAAGTCTTTTACCAGTTTTCAGAGCAAGCACCTTACGATGATCTTTATTCCAAACTGACCCAAGACAAAGACCTTAAAGTGATCCATCTCACGCGTGAGAACATGCTGGAGAAATACATCTCAGAAGTATTGGCCTGGCAAAAACGGGAATGGACCACAAAAAAAGAGACATCCAATGAAGATAAGATCACCCTTGACTTAGCTGCTTTTGAAGCTCATGTCCATCAACAAAAAGCACAGCAAGCTCAAAGCCTGGAAGATTTCAAGGAGCACTCCATGATTTCTTTATCCTACGAATCGTTGACCCAAGACCCTGAGACTGTATTGAATGAAGTGCAGTCTTTTCTAGGGGTCAGAATAAGGAAGTTATTTACCGTACTTGAAAAACAAGCCACTTATTCTTTGTCAGACCTTCTGAAGAATGTAGATGAAGTGAGGGAGAAGTATCCTCAATATTTTTCTTCGAATAATCAACCTTGA